A window of Phycodurus eques isolate BA_2022a chromosome 5, UOR_Pequ_1.1, whole genome shotgun sequence contains these coding sequences:
- the LOC133402462 gene encoding tumor protein p53-inducible protein 11-like isoform X2 encodes MASKPHPPLMKKHSQTDLISRLKSRKILGVGGEDDDGEVHRSKISQMLGNEMKFAVREPIGLRMWLLTSAVGFTAIALMALVFPNHLYEVVFEEELSTTSLSVRLYGGALLSLALIMWNGLYTAEKSVIQWTLLSEACYFAVQFLVTSITFIEIGMLPNAAVLLLLSRVLFLVVTMAYYYHLGRKPKKV; translated from the exons ATGGCTTCTAAACCCCACCCTCCTCTGATGAAGAAGCACAGTCAGACCGACTTGATAAGCCGCCTGAAAAGCCGGAAGATTCTTGGAGTTGGAGGCGAAGATGACGATGGAGAAGTTCACCGATCAAAG ATCAGTCAGATGCTCGGAAATGAGATGAAGTTTGCCGTTCGAGAGCCAATTGGGCTGAG GATGTGGTTGCTAACCTCGGCAGTGGGTTTCACGGCGATTGCCTTGATG GCCTTGGTTTTTCCCAACCATCTATATGAGGTTGTTTTTGAGGAGGAACTATCTACAACCAGCCTCTCCGTTCGCCTTTATGGAGGAGCACTGCTCA GCTTGGCCCTTATCATGTGGAACGGCCTCTACACGGCAGAGAAGAGCGTCATCCAGTGGACTCTGCTGAGTGAAGCTTGCTACTTTGCAGTGCAGTTTCTTG TGACATCCATCACCTTCATAGAGATTGGAATGCTGCCCAATGCTGCCGTACTGCTGCTTCTCAGCAGAGTCCTCTTCCTGGTGGTCACCATGGCTTACTACTACCACCTGGGTCGCAAGCCAAAGAAGGTCTGA